The following nucleotide sequence is from Apium graveolens cultivar Ventura chromosome 4, ASM990537v1, whole genome shotgun sequence.
GCAAAATCTTACCCTTTTTTCTGCTAATTACTATGCAAATATTGAACTGTGTACCTGAACTAATAATTGTCTCAATTTGATTACACGATAAGTAAAACTAATGCATTAAATGTAAATGTAAAACTGATCAATTTTTATAATCGTTTAGTCTTTCACATTTCCAAAGTGAAAAAAAGTGGAATTTCATTTAGACAAAGCTCTAACTTAAATATATCAAGAGAAGCTAAGGGGCTGTTTACTTGTAGAAATTTTTTCCATTTTTCTGTTTTctgtttttctaaaattttctgaAATTCTCATTTCTAAGAAAACAGTTGAAAATTGAGAGAATATGTTCCAAATGGTAAAATAATACATGGTCAGTTTTTTGTCttcttaaaaatataatataGATGACAAGATAATTTGAGTAAATATATAGAAGAGcaactaataaaataattttaacgTTTCACATTTTAATTGTATATACGTATTTCTTTAACATgtttaaaagattttttttagataaaatataattaaagatGAAAAATAAAGTATAAAAGCAATCTTTTAAACTAGGTTGAATATTGAAACTTTTTAATTATAGGACTCTAAATATATAAAGATTTTGTAGCTTTTATTAAATAtttcaattaataattatatacaAATTTTTTAAAGAATCTTATACGAAATAACTCATAACTAAGTTGTAATCAAGAGTTTCTTCTTTATTTTTCAACATATAAGTTCTTAGTTATAATATTATTAAGCTTCCTcttataatataaattttaatattaatcaaattacaaaatatttgttaaaacttaaactattttgaaatttttattacAAATATGTATTATacttaatttaaaaaatatcatattagattataaaaaaattataagcTTCATAAGTTAAATTAGTAGTATATTGGTTGTTTACTATTTTTTTTTGTTAACTTTTAAAGTAAACTTACAAAATTGTCAATTGATCATAtaaatttaaaaagataaaaaaataaaaatgtttgTGTGGTAAGTATTTAAGTGGGTAAGGTGTTTAACCAGAAGTCGTGTTTATCACTTTTCTAGATTTAGAAAACATCAAAATGTCGTTTTCCACACTTTTCACATCTGTAGTTATAATTTGGAAAACACTGGAAAACCTTGTTTTCTATTTTTTCagttttttattttgaaaatttagcTTTTGAACATGTTTTTAATTTTCCCAATTTTCTTAGAAAAAATTTCTGGAAAACAGTTGAAAAAAACAGGCCCTAAATGATTGTTGCAAGCATTCACATTTTAATTTCAAGGGTATATAACACAACCTTCAATAAATTAGTTTTTTATGTAGGGGTCCTGAAGAAGGGTAAGGTGTCCTTTAACAGGCTATCAATGAAACGTCACAAGCATTCACTATTACCCACACTACTTTCCAGTAAGCCAAATTTATGAAATTGTTACCTGGCAACTGTCATAAGATTTTAAAGCACCCGCGTAAAATAAAATTAAGCAGTAAACTCTTTAGTGTGTATTACCTGCTTCTTCCCGAGCCTTGGGTAGGCCAAATAGGCCAGGAAATGGAAAACCAGACTCACCAGGCACAGGAACCTCTTCAAGACCCAGGTTTATAATAGCCTTGGTTCCTTCAGCCAAAGTTCTACATCCTTCTAGTTTCTTCAAAGCTACATTAATATAAAATGTCAAATATATAAGGAGCTTATCAGCTGAGCTTTGAATGTCGAAGTTTCTGAAGAAGACATTGGCACGAAAGAATGTGATGGCTTCATCTACAACATCAGTTCCATCTGCATATATTTGGCACAGAAATTAATATTTAAGAGTAAATAGTATTTTGGTACAATGAATGTGATAAGATATTAAAAGTTCCACCATTATAAACTGGTGCAGGTCCCTTTATGTGGCTTTTTAAAGGAAGAAGAGGGCATCCACAAGCTTTTGTAATCCCTTCCTCATTGACAAAACTGGAATGGTAAACCTGCAATTAAAAACTGCACATTCAATGTACATTGCAGAAAGATCAAATTGATATGCTTATCCGAAGAGCCTTATATTAATGTAAAATGGTGGCCTGGTTGGCCTGTGAGTGCTCCATAAACTCTAAAAATGTAAAGAAATCGAGAGGGAGAAAGTTAGAACCTTAAGCTTACTATAgaacaaaaattattttataaatttgtttATATAATATAGTACGCCATAGGGAATGAGGAAGTATAACTGGAAGAACTGGGAATATGGAAATAATATAGCTCAACGAAAATCAGTTAAATCCATCAACA
It contains:
- the LOC141720673 gene encoding actin-related protein 2/3 complex subunit 3; translated protein: MVYHSSFVNEEGITKACGCPLLPLKSHIKGPAPVYNDGTDVVDEAITFFRANVFFRNFDIQSSADKLLIYLTFYINVALKKLEGCRTLAEGTKAIINLGLEEVPVPGESGFPFPGLFGLPKAREEAELFRNYLKQIREETSGRLLSVAYRSNGTPNKWWLAFAKRKFMNIIAL